GGTCACAGTAAACAGACACGGGTACACAGTGTGCCAGTAATTTCTCTGttgaaagattgttttaaaactgGGGTAGAAATGTATATACTTGTATAGATTTGTAAGATAATGGGTGGACTCCTGATGGAGTAGTGGACATATTAAAGGTGAAGAAACGAATAGGAAAATAAATGGTAGATACGCCAATCAGTTTTAGTGCTATTATTGAGGATGATTAGGAGGATGGGTGTAGTGATGATTATGAGGATGATTGGAACAGCAGATAATGATAGCGATAACTTTTGTGGTGTACTGATTTCACCAGTAAAAATTACTTTTCGAAATTATGTGACAAggatttctattatttttacatccaGGCGCTGTTTCGATCGCTCTGAGAACCAAATGTGGACCAGAACTTGAGCAGATGTGTGAGGCTAAACGTAGGTGACACTCAAAAGTctcttcaaacaatttttttggcCTCTGCTTACAAAGCTAAACGATTGATATAGTTACATTTGCACTTAAATTATTCAgtggaattaaaaaatatatatactgaaaCAGTCTTAAGATGGTGTCAGTAAGAGTTTAATTATTTGGTTAGAGTATTGCctactttgtttttaacaaaagtgtTTTGGTATGTCAACTGTGGAATGAAGTGTTTGCATGTTTCCACAGCctccacaaaacacaaagtttACAAATTTTAGTGTGAGGAGCATGAAACTATGTGAGGTCGCGGTCACTCTTGCAGAAGCTGGTCCCTCCTTCATTGCCTGACCTGCgtgtaaaaaatattacaatgtcCACAGTCAGGTCTTTTTTAGTATTCAGACGTGAACTTGCAAAATCACATATTACTTCAAGCGCCACTTTCAACAAATATCTTTTACTGATTTATATCAGTTTCAGAGATGGCCGAACGTAAGGTGGTGGTGACTGAAGCGTGCAAGTTGAGGAGTAGATATATTCTACACATAGATGCTGAACACTACAGAACACCTGGCAACTGGGAGGACGCCTACATTGATATTCTGAAAGAGGCGGAGAGCATTGGTCTGAAGTACATTGCCTTGCCAGCCATTGGGACAGGTAAGCCACCAGAATCACTCTTTGGTGTTTGTCAGCGCTTAATTCTTTGTTATCAACATTTTATAATGCATTGTTACTCGCTAGTTTATCACTTagtcattattgttttattgaaacGCATTTTTCTTGTTCGTTACAGCAGAAATATGGTATCTTTTCTGACTTTTCTGACTTTTCCGAAGGTAactgtctctttttcttgctaCAGGGGGACTGGGGCTGTCTTTCACTGAGTCAGCGAGAGCTTTGGGGCGAGCACTGATCACTCACTCGCGTGACACAAAAGCTGCCACCTCAGTGACAGTTGTGTTGTTTGACGCGGCCACGATCGGCGATTTCAAAGACACGTTGACTCAGGTGGGTGCCACCTGGAAGGCTGCTGAAGCCATGGGATTACAATGGCCATGTGTCTCTGAGAGGCTGTACCCTATCTTCGGGACCGGAGGTGAGAACAACTGCAAGAAACCATTCCGTCAGTGTAATATAACCGTTTATTGttatactattatatatataaactaggAATAAACGCAAAAAGTAGTGCAGTAAAGGATTAAAGTCATAGTAAATAACCAAGGCAGTGATaaggctgtgtgacgtcagcgagggagaggaagtgtcggtcgttgttaggatttgaactcaagtgatggTTGGTGTGtggttagttggattagtgacaTATATTAGTGAGAACAATCAAGATGACTATgggcaatgtccaaccatatcattaCCTCAGCTGGCGATGGCATCCAGCTGATGTCATCGGAggacgaaagagtcccgtgaacttttttcttattatacACAACATCCTATAGCACATTCGACTTTTtcgacgagattcaaactgatcctactctttacgagattcgaagcacttttattttgtctttacaatCCATTTAAAGTCCCGAGTAAAGTATCTATTGAGAATTAagtgaaatgtacttttaaacaaattcttctttgtcattttaaagGAACTCTAAACACCCGCACCTGAAGAGAAATCAGAGAATTAATCAAGAAGTCCTCGTTAGCGGTTGTGCTTTCTGGAAACGTTTCACTATAACACAATGCGgattaaatttatattaaaatgctgTTATTATTGTCTGTCTTCACCTAGTAAGCTTTACATTACTTCAAACAATCCTTTGTAACTTTAAGGCTCCGTATATGTTGTTACTGAAACAGAAGAAATCGCTGACCAAATTCAGGCAAGAACAGTGCCAAAGGTTTTTAAGCTTCACATTTTTTCGGCCAATCAAGACAAAAGAGTGAAACTACAAGAGGCACTAAATAGGTTTGTGGACGGACAAGTTGTGGAAACCAAGGTGCAGGACTCTGATGTATTGCCTCCTGAGaaggtaaaatgttttgttatttttgaggACACCCAATAGCTAGTCACcttttcaactgtttttttttttaaactaaaaaaattatatgtaaatCCCCAGTATCATTTTtgtagttattttaattttagtacAGCTAAATTAACTGAAGCCTTTTGAATAAATATAGTTTCAAAAGTTGTTCACGAAGTAGAATAAGCTACACTTCATGAAACGTCGacttaaaatgaataaatgtctaaacttttttttcaaaagactgtAAGATACTACACTTCGTGGTATGATATATTATGAAAGCAGGCACAGCAATTCTTATCGACTGAAAGTCAAAGGGTAGCATGTTACTCTTGTTGCCTTTCTGTCCTGGACGACAGCTCATGAAGTTATGCCAGAAACACGACGTGCGACTACTTAAGACAGACACAGGCGATACAGTGAAAGGATTGCCGGAAAATGTTCGTCTGCTGCTGACAGAGCAAAGGTTGATGGTAGAGACGAGAAAAAGAGAACAGCAAGAATCTTTGACTGCAAACCTTGTCCAATGGTACTACGCCAAGGTAAACCTTAGTCTTAACAATTTgttgcagtatatatatattttgggtGAGAGCCGAAGATGAAAACAAGATTACTACTTTATCTTATGTGTACACAACAATAAATGGTCGATTAGTTGATACTTGACTATTGGTCACGAAATTAAGAAGAATAAGCAATCGTGGgatgtttttttcccaaacTCCCGGGTATCAAACAGTATCTTGCAAGGACGGAACAAGCATGGAAATAGAAGGAAAGACTTACCTTGGCTCGGATACACATCTTCATCaccttcattcatttctttgatCTTTATTGTTCCTTTCTCGTGAAtgactctctctccctccctctgtgtgtgagtgtgagagagaaagagaatactGTTttattcctctgtgtgtgtgtgtgtgtgaaagagagagagagaagaatactgttttattgcttgttttgtcATCATAATGTAAACAGGGTACAGCCACTGGAACTACACGCATACCATACAGAAGTAGAGAAAACCTGATGATAGAGAGTGCTTATCAGGCAAAGAAGAAATTCGTGGAACTCGTGGATGCCAATGGTACTGTATACATCGTCAACTTCGAGAAAAAGAAGGACTATGCCAAGATGGATCCGACAAACAGTGTCAGAATTATGAGGAAAGAAATGGTTGCAGGTATATTTTATGTCAGAATGAAAGTCAACAtttatatgtacaaacatgtttGTGTCTTTTAGGCATTAATGAACATAACGcgcttttttttctcaaactatTTTAACTCCATACCCctcagatatttgtttaaattcatACTAGAATAGACATAAAGTGCAGTTAACgtgtaaatacaaatattaatattcatCTGCCAAGTGTCATGTCAATTTGACATCGGTAATGTTCATGGTAACAGTAAACTAGTCCCGTTTTCGAGTCGCTTAGTTCAAGCGATACATATCACCCAAGAATACTTGCAGGCTGGGTAGTAAACCTTTCTAGcttaattatctttttatgtattttttaattcaataaatTCAGCATTTAACATAACATTTACTAAACAACACAGACTTGtcattcaaagacatttttcattcttaaaaacACAGGTAGGAAGAAATGGCATGCTGGGGGTGGAAGAGAGATGGGAGGATAGAAGTAGTGAGGACATTCCAGTTTCTACTATTTGTGCTTATAATAAAAGTTGAATGTATGGTTTCCATAGTGATTCCCATAGGTTTACCTTATTACTTAATATACTATGATAAATAATTATCGTTGTTTTTATACATCCTGTTCATATGTTGTGACTATTATTTCActtagagaaataaataactttCTTGCTTGCAGTTATGCAGTTATCACTACCCTATTACTTCTGGagatttattctttaaattttctaaaaacTGTTTAGTTGAGGATAAAAATAATGCTTGTCATCCTTATCATCAGACTGGACCAGCAGTGTCACTTATCTGCCTGAGACATGGGAGCCACATGATGAAGGACACTTTTTCAAGCGAGTGGCTCTTGCGAAAGCATCTCTAGAATACAAAAGTGTAGAGGACAACATGACAGAAACTGCAGGAAGAACCTTCACTGTCTTATCTGTATGTAATACAAACCATAGGAAAAGTTTTCACTAGATTATGTGTAAGTAAAGAAGTAATTGCACTTTTGGCCAGCagcacaaagacaaaaaagtccTTTCCAACTACTAGCATATTAGCTATTATCTCATTCAGATAaaggtattattattattattattattattattattattattattattattattttgttaggAGGAAGACAAAGTTTTTAAGTAAAAAGTCTACTCCAAGCCTCACATGAATTCTAACTGAATAATTAAATGCTTTGTGGACTAGATCGAGCGCATCCAGAACCCGAGATTTGTACAAGCAGTATCTTGCTAAGAAGACCCAAATGAACATTCAGAACAAAGAGATGCCGTTGGAGAAAACCTTGTGGCATGGCACTTCTGCAGACACTGTAGATGACATTAACAACTACGGCTTCAACCGCAGCTTTTGTGGGAAAAATGGTAAAGCTTAGCATCTACATATAAAGCTAGATAGATAAGTTAATATCTATGCAGCCAGAAGGCTGGATATTGagatagaaaagaaatgaatacagACATCCTTTCGGttctaatgatgatgacgatgatcatGTGGTTGTTGTAGGTACTGATTGAAAGTATTAGCACATGGCGCTGCAGGCTCATTAAGCTCATCAAGCATCTtgaaaagttgaaagaaaatttattattcttgATATGATTTTCCTCAGTTCTTCtcgaaagttaaaaaaattcttttaattcatttctaatATTTTGGCAAAACAATTTTATGAGTTTCAATTATTTTGCAGTAAATGTCTGTTCAtcactttgtttctctttttagaattattttcagtaaagggctgtttatcattttatttgttccttttctcCAGCTACCAATTACGGACAGGGTGTATATTTCGCCGTCAGGTCCTGTTACTCCATGCACGACACCTACTCCACTCAAGGCTTTGAGGGCAGAAAACACATGTACCAGTGCAAGGTGCTGGTGGGGCACTCCACACAGGGAAGTCCGAGCATGAAAGTATTGCCGAAGCGAGATGGAAAAGTCAGATTTGACTCTGCTACAGACGGAGTATTAAATCCGGAGATGTACATCATCTTCAGCGACACCCAGGCCTACCCAGAGTACCTGGTCACCTTTCAGTGGTAGTCTGTGTCAGACCAGCTCAGACCTCATAGAATGGGATAATGTAGCAATTTTTCACACCCCTAAACTTCATAGGCCAAGGGCTAGGTTAAAAtacatgttttgtttatctgttatCATTGTAAATACAAAACTGTCGTTGTCTAAGCTGCgtgggagggagagatgagATACCATCAAGAAGTGAATTTGACTCGTTATCAAATGGAATCTCACAGGTAGACATTATAACACCAGTTGATTATTTACAGTTTCATCAGTAGCTTTGCACCCTCTGCTTTTTTTCGCTGGCAGTCAGTGCATTCCAAAACTGAAATGACTGGGCTGGTCCTTCAACATTCCATATCATAGTTCTGAGGTCAGACTAGAGAAAACTGCCAGCAGGCTGGAGTCAAGACAAACCTACAGCATTAAACGGGATTCAAGACTTCAGTTAATACAACTGTATGTGAATAGAtcattatattaaaatttagtatttttttaaccacaGTGTTTCCTCAGCTTTACCATTTGTTTGTCCGCCGCTGCTTCtgtgcctttaaaaaaaaagaagaattaatgAGGCTTCTACTATGTCACGTGATCGGTCTTCCACGTCCGATAGACATTCACTGATGTCTGATATAGTGCGAGACATTGCACATCGTGACCTGGAGAGTAtatacagagaaaatattttcttcttatcttaATTTTCACATTAATTCAAATATGTACATGAATCGCTTTAAGTATAGTATTTTATAAGCAGGGGGAGGGAATCTTGTATTCCCTCTGCTGTTCCCCACCCCTCGATTTTGTGCTAGTGATGGACTGCTTTTACAACTCTGGAAACCGTATActttttactgatatttttcattaaattttctgtttggtTGATTGTTTgattaataaagttattttatagCTTTTCGCAAgtccacacacacgcgcacgcatgcAAGCAACGCTCGCACATTTTcagttatatttataaatgctttctctcattctcttgcAAGAACCAAAGTTTTCAGATGCATCAGGCTTTTCCAGTCCTTTCTCCATTTGATACATCTAAGAGAAGACAACACACCAGTTAGTCGTTTCTTTATTCAGTTCACATCATGACAATCAAACATCACATGATGATTAATACTTTAAGTTTACTGAAACATCGCTTCCATTGACCATCACAAGAGACCAAATTGatgaaacaactttaaaataaattatcaaaagA
This sequence is a window from Pomacea canaliculata isolate SZHN2017 linkage group LG5, ASM307304v1, whole genome shotgun sequence. Protein-coding genes within it:
- the LOC112564374 gene encoding poly [ADP-ribose] polymerase 15-like translates to MNIQNKEMPLEKTLWHGTSADTVDDINNYGFNRSFCGKNATNYGQGVYFAVRSCYSMHDTYSTQGFEGRKHMYQCKVLVGHSTQGSPSMKVLPKRDGKVRFDSATDGVLNPEMYIIFSDTQAYPEYLVTFQW